AAAGAACCCTCCCGCTCATTCTCGAGGTAATGAAACAATTTTCCAGGCAGAAATACTCCTGGCTTAACAATATGAATGTTACCTTTGAGGGAGCTTCCTACTCGTAAAATACGGGTGGTTGTTTACCGTGAAAATCTATGAACATTGTAATTCCATTGTTAAATAGAGCAAATTCATTCGTGGTAATAGCTGTAATTGATTTTGCAATTTCAGCATTTACACTACCCGTAGCTAAATTCAAATAGCTTCTTGGATTAAAACGTAAAATTGAATTTTTGAATTTAGATAGAATTTTTGCAATCTCAATAGTTGGGACAAAAAAGGCGTTTACATTGCATTCGTAAAATTTCGTTCTAACATCATAATCAATTCTGTGTCCTGCACTACTGCTGTCGACATTAATAGTTATCTTGAGTTCTGAAATATTATAATATGTTCCAGAAACAACTGGAAAAACTAATTCATTGTAACATTTATCGTAGTTATAAATTTCCGTATGATATCCTCCTGTAAGTTTGTCTATCTTGGCTTGCATTGAATTTTTACTGTTTGCCAAGAGAATAACTATATGTTTATATTTTGGAAGGTCAGAATGATTTTGAAGTTCTTCAATGAATTTTTGAATTTTGTCATTATATTTTTGTCCGCTTTCATAAGTTGTCTCCCCTTCACTAATTCTCTGCACATCCATTGATAGTAATTCTTCAAAAGTGATTTCTTTATTTTCGAAATTTTCTCCTGTGGCTCTGAATTTTGATTGAATGAAATAAAGTTTTTTATTTTCTTCGTCAATGTAATAGCCGTCTATACCTCCATCATCAGTGTCATCAGTGATAAATTTTTCTCGTTTAATAAAGTCAATTAAACCAAATTTCACTTTTAGAAATAGGTGTATGAATGCTCTTGCTCTTGCACTGTTAATTTGTTCCGTTTGATTACTGTCTGGATGATATCGCTTAAATTCGGGTGGGGCTTCGCCCCTTATTTTGTCCAAAATAGTTACAAGATCTATGTATTTGCTCATAGTTTATTGTCTAATTGTTTAATGTTTGCACTGTTCCCACATGCTTGCCGCCAACTATCTTACACCCACTACTTTGACAGTCCTGCCAGACTGCTATCAGGAGTGTGGTCAGGAGAGATGGCAGTGGCGTGCTGGATTGATAGTTGTTTTTATTGTCAAAGATCATTAATAGAGCGCCGGATGCTTCCAGTGAATTTCCGTGCTAAACGTTACTCAAGCTATGTAAAGATACAACTTTTTTATATATAATAACACTTAAGTTGCTATATAGTAATCCCATCATCACTCCACACATTCATTAATACCAAAACGCCCCAAAAGGTCGGGGTGAAAAGTGAAGTATTTTTCAACAAACTGAAAAATATTTTGTAAAGCGTTAATAATCAATGACAAAATTTTATGGAGAAAACGTCAAAATGATTTACGCTCATGAATGGAATACTTTAGTTGCCCAGCTATTGATGACGTTAACCTACGAATTTCTCAGGCAAAAAAGCATTTTCCACCATTCATTAGGTTGGAGAGTCACTGTCATCCGTGTTTATACTTTTCCTTATAACACATCATTTAGCCCATTCTGCGAAGCTTTGGGATTAATTCATTTTATAACTTTACCATTAAAATGTGAAAAGGTTCAACAGGATGATTAAAACCAGGCCGATAATGCCCATGCTCATCTTATTGGGAGCAGGGATGGGCATTTTCACGGGAATATTTCTCGGGGAGTATGCATCTGCGTTACGGTTTATCGGGGAAGCATATGTACAGCTCCTTTTGATGTGTGTTTATCCGTACCTCATCGCATCTTTGTTGCATGGTTTGGGGAACATGGATCCAGCGACAATGAAAAAGGTGTTTAGTAAAAGCTGGTATTTCTACGTTTTTGCCTGGGCCATCATTCTTGCGACCATGATGTTTCTGGGGCTGATGTTCCCTTCTCCAGGAGTGCCCAAGGTGCTTGGACATGCTGAATACACCTCCCACCTCGACCTGGTAAAATTATTGATACCGGGTAATCTTTTTCAAAGCCTGTCAGGCAATTATGTGCCGGCAGTGGTGGTGTTCGCCGTCTTTTTCGGCATCGCCATACAGCATATTAAGAACAGGCAAGCTTTTCTGGAAATCACAGAGTAGTTCAAAACAGCCAGCGTCAGGATTTGGAATTGGATTGTATTTGTGGCGCCTGCCGGTGTATTTGCACTGTTTGCTTCCGTCGCCGGTACGATACAGTCGCATGATATCGAAGGAATACTGATTTATATCGTGATTGCCTTCCTCAGTGCCGCCGTACTGATATTTCTGGTGATTCCTTACATTATTTCCTCTTTTACCGGCCTGTCGAACCGCCGGTTGCTAAAGGAGATACAAAGCGCCCTGCTGCTCGCCATCGTTACAAACCTGTCGGTGGTGGCTCTCCCTGCCATCAACGATCTCATCATTAAGTTGTCGAGGGAAAAGGATGTGGATGATCCGGATTTACCCGAAATCACCGGGACACAAGTATCGATAGCTTATCCCTTTGCACAATTGGGTAATCTTTTTGTTGTCTTTTTTATCTTGTTCAGTGGTTATTTCTTTCACATGCCTCTCAACTTCCCGGAAAGAGTGCTGCTACCTTTTGTGACACTGTTGTCCACCTTTGGCTCGCCGAGCAGCACAGTGAATGCGGTTAATTTCATGACCGGCATTTTTCAGTCACCACCCGGCGTAGTCGATCTCTTTGTTACCAGTAGCGCTATTACACGTTATGCTATGGTAGCTGCTTCGGTCATGGGATTTACTTTTGTAGCGCTTCTTTCTACCCTGGCCTTTTACGGGAAGCTGACCTTCAGGCCTTTCAGATTATTACGGTCGATGGTTATTTGGGTCTTTTTTCTGGCGATCATTATTTTTGGATCACGCAGTTTGCTACCTGACTTCTGGAATACACACACCATTCCGTACGAACAATTCCGCCTTGTGCCGGAGCTGGCGTCGCAGGTCAATGCGAGGGTTTACAATACTCTTGATACCGTGTCGCATGCAGAAGCAGGTAGTGAGCGTACCCTTCAGCAGATCCGCAAACTGGGTGTGCTGCGTGTGGGATACTATGACGGATTTATGCCCTTTTGTTACCGGAACCAATGGGGCGAATTGGTAGGATACGATGTTTCATTCATGTATCAGCTCGCTGCGGATATTAACGTCGAACTTGAGTTTTATCCTTACGTCATAAACCAGATGACGCATGATCTTGAAAAGAAGTGCTTCGATATCGCCATCGGGGGTATCACCGTCACTCCTGAGCGCCTGCAGGAAGTGAACGTCTCCAAACCCTATATCCAAAGTCCCTATGCAATACTTGCCCGGTCAGATCTGGCTTCGCGGCTGGTATCCGGCCAGGAGGTGTTGAAGCAGACCAATCTGGTAATCGCGCGCTATGACAATGTGGTTCTTCATGAATTCATTAGCACTAATTTCCCCAAAAACCCGGTGATGGATGTTGAAAGTTATCAGGATATTCCCGATCACCCCGAGATAGACATTGCTTTCTGGTCGCTGGCCAAGGCCCAGGCTTTTGCTTATACACATCCTGGTTTTACTGTGGTAGTGCCTGTAAAATTTTTCCCTCCTTTTTTATATGCCTATTACTTGGCTCCGGGTGCTGACCATCTGACGAATTATCTGAATTACTGGATCGATCTGCAAATAAACAACGGCTTTGCCGAGCGTCAGAAAGATATTTGGATTGACGGTAAAGTCCCCTTATACACGACCAACCGCTGGTGCATCATCAGGGATGTACTGCATTGGGTGAAGTGAGTATTCTAATTAATGTCAAACTCTATCGTTGATCATTAATAACTTAATTATTTCTCTAAATTTTAATTATAATAATTGAGAGAATTTTATTTCCCAAGCATAAAAGAATATCCGATCATGATCGAAAATACACTGTTTCTGATTTCAAAATCTTCCTTTTCGGAGATCGTCCATAGACCAGGGATGTACCTGGCATCCAGATTAAAACAACCAAATGTTACTCCGGCTCCTATTGTTAATCCCATGTCAAACGTCTTTATCGTCTGAATATCTCCTTTGTCGTGGCCGCTTTCCTGATGGATCAAAATCCCATTTTCAAAGTCCTGCAGGTCATAATCTTCATCAAAGCTGCCTTTGACTTTGAAAGCAGGTGATGGACCGAAGACCAGATGCGGTTTGAGCTTCCTGTCGGATAAAAAAGTGAACTTGACGAGTAGCGGGATCTCCAGATAATATATTCTCCAAAAGCCGTCATAATGCTCATAATTTTTTATCTGGCCATTTTCCGTAATCTCCTCGAAATCATAATTGCACCCTTTTGTTGTAAATAGTACTTCCGGTTGCAGGCTGATGAGGTTTGAAAGAGGGAACGTTGCACTACCACCTACGTTAAATCCATATAAAAGATCATTTTCCATGTCACCTCCTACCTGATTGGCAATGTTCATGCCGGCTTTTATGCCAACTGAACTTTGTCCAAACAGGGTTATCGCACAAAAAAACAATCCTGTAATGATAAGAATTAATCTTCCTGGTTTCATCGGTTGGATATTTAGGTTGAAAAATAATTTACTTTGCACTATAAGGATTTACGTATCAAATCTAAGTAATTTTTTGTGATTCAGTTTTATACACAAGGCGAAATTGGTAAAGATAATCTGCAGGAAATTTCGCATCCGGATTAATTACAACCATCGGGATCTCTTTTTATCAAATTGATGCACCTTAGTGTCCATAAAAATCTTATTCCGGCTAATTATGAGCGCGAACCCGTGGCTGATCATCCTCAACTGTTGCCAAATAACAAACAGGATTTGTCATGCCGGATGTGCAATGGATGGCACCAGGCCTTGCTGCTGCGGAATGCTTAAATGTATATATAATGAAGAGCTATTTGGAATTAACCTTCACAAATAGTTATTCTGTTTTTCATCACATGCCAAAATGCTTAAACGCCTCATATATTAGAAAAACCGGCCAAACAATTGCTTTCAAAAAACCAAGCACGCCAATCCAGAAGCCTGTAGCGTGTGAAATGAAATAAATAGCTGCGCCGATAAGCCCCAGGCCGTAAACAGCACCTGAAGGAGCACTTCCTTGAAATTCTTTTTTCATTTTTTTCTTTTTTTATAGTTACGATATTCAATTGTATTGGTAAAAATATTTCCAAAGTGGTTTTAATGATTTACTGATTTAAGTTATCATAGGTTTTGCTTTAAATGTCAACAGCTCCGGCTATGACCCGTGGCCGCCTGCGTGTGATTTATCTGTTTAGACGTATTATCATTTTATTATCCAAAGGCGCTTAACGGCAGTCCGTCTAATAACTTCCCCGTCGTTTTGAGATTAAGGAATAAAGGTACAAATATTCAGAGAAAAATGATCTGACGTAGTTTTTGGGGGAAAATAGCTCACAACGTATTTTATTGAGTTTTTAAAAAGTTTTATGGCAGGAATACGCTAAACTAATGACGATAAAATGCTTTGAACATCCTGTTTCAGGCCATTCAAGCCAAGGATGGACATAAGTCTCCTAAAGAGGTAAGCTATGAAGTGCATCGATAATCCTTACCGGATTATCCAGTTCTATTTTCTCTTCCAGGGAAGATTCGATGAGAACAATCTGTGAGCGGAGTTTTCCTTGTATGTGAACTGAATGTTGCCGGTTGAGCGAACGTAGAGAAGCAAAACCGGTTTACATTCAGTCATCCCGATGAGAATCTTCCGAATCGGGATAATCCATACATGAAAAATAGTCGAAACGCCCGTAAATACAGGGAAAAGAAGTAATAAATTATAAACAAAATTGATGTTGAAAAGGAGAGGGTTTTTAGACAATCTAACCGCCTTGCTGGCAGCCGCAGTGCGGGATTTAGAAGTTTTTATATTTGCTTTTCGTAATCATGTTTATTGACACCGACCACTTTCCCTTTCCAACTTGCCCCGTATTGCTTTGTTGCCGGCTTGTGTGTGCCTTGAATGGCAAATATAATAAAGTTCTTTGAAAATTAATAAGATAGAAGAGCAGTCCAGAGGGTGTAAGTCCCTTATTCGCCGGAGTGACGACCGGAAGTATTAGTATGTCGCAAAGTCTGTCCCGATGATAATCGGGGGGTGTATATCGCGAGATATTATCTGAAGTAAGCGAGACTACAAAAGTCTGAACTGACGAAGAGAAACGGAATATGAGGCGTGATTGCCCGGGTAAGCAAGCACAGTATTGTAAAGCCCTACGAACACAAAAGAGCAAGCATGTAGATTCCGCAGGATAAGACCGAAGAACATTTGCCTTACCGAGGGAGGTCTTGGAATAGATTCGGTTTCTATGAGCCAAGAAGTCCGCAGAGGTCATAGTAGGTAATGGAAACGAGCCACAAATAGAGACTGCGGAGGCCTCACAGATTAGCGAAGGACTGAACGTTAAGTTGTTCCAAATTCAATAAGGAGGTTTAAACTTCGAGTTTACCAGCCTTATTTTAAACGGAGCAAGGTGCAACTGGTGCAAAGAGCAGTAGTACCCATGCTTAACGAACCGCCCTGTACGAGAACCGTACGCAGGGTGGTGTGAGAGGCGAACCCCATCAGTTATTGCTGGCGGGGCCGTCTACTCGATTATGCACTGGGCGATTATTGTTTTATAAATTTATTCACTGCAACTTCTTTTTCTGTTTTCACTTTCATAAAATACATCCCTCTTGCAAAGCCCGAAATATCAATAGTTGTGATATTGCTGATTGCTGCAATGGTTTTTATTAGCTGCCCTTGTATGTTTAAAATTTCTATTACTGCTTGCTGCAGGCTTTCTATTGTTATGTTATTTGTTGCAGGGTTTGGATAAACCGCAATGTTGCTTTCATTATTATTGTTGTATGTAATATTAACTGTTCCTTGAAATTCACATTTTGAAATAATTACTTCGATAGCCGTATCATTTGCATTTGTCGGAAGGCCGCCGTCAAGCCATAAGTTTATTCTTATATTTTGTGGATTAGGAGGTAAAGTAAGATTAGTGTCATATTTCCATGAATTAAGTTTATATATATCAAGCGGAGGATAGTTCTGGAATCCTTTGAAACTCGAAAATACAATACTATCAGGATGCCACTCAATAATATGTGTAGATAAATCTACATTTGCTGGCATTGACCATCTTTTCCTATGCCCTTGTATGTACCATGGTTGAATTACATATTGGGCATTTTGCATACTATCAACTAAATTACTCGAAAATTCTATATCAAATTCTTTATGATAGGGACACAAATCATTATCCCATGTAAATAATCCAAGTACTGCATTTGAATCTAAATTTCCAATCGCTCCTTCAATATAAAAAATAAATCTGCCGGAATTCGGATAAAGCGTATCAACTAAATAAACTTCCGAACAATACCAGTTGCTACCTTGTTTTTTGATTTTTAAATGTAATCTGTCTTGTGCATCCAGCCAAACATTTGTAGTATCATCGGAAAAATAGTTACTACCAGGTCCTACTGGTAAATGAGCATCTTTAACCCACCAGGTATAATTACAAAAATTTATAGTTTTTGGCGTTCGCTTAGTGCAGGCGTTTGCAACCGAAATAGTATATAAAAGAGGATTAATACAGGGACTACCCTGGTGAAGGGGAATGGTAACTATTTCGCTATCAGGAATTAAGAAAACACAAAACTCAGTAGCAACATTATCTATAGCACCAGTAGTAACTGAACAACACCAAGTTGAATCAGGATTAATTGAAATGTATAAAGGATTATAATATGGTTTAGTCCACCATCCCAAACCTTCAATAAAAATAACAACTGCAACTTGAAAACTATCTGGATTTACATTTACTGTGCCACATAATGGCATCCCCCAAGAGTAGTACGGAGGGATGGTAGTAATTTCGATATTAGGTTCCGCAAAAGAATGTCTTGCTGAGAAAATAGCAATTAAAATAAGTGTAATTATAATTTTTTTCATGATTAAAATCCTCCATAATTATTTGTTATAAAATTTATTCTTTTTCATTTAGAGACTGTTTAAAAATTAAATGACGAACCTACCCCGGAAATCGGGGAGTATTACAGGCTTACCACGTTCCACTTAAATAACAAAATGGGTTAGGTGCTGCCTATTTATCGGAAGACCTTCATCCATGTATGGAGTGCGAAACGCTCCATATCCTGTCTTCTCACCTTTTGGTCAGAGTGTATCAGCAACTTTCACTCAATGCAACATGACGATAAGTCAACGGCAGTTCACTTATATTTACCATACCATCCAAGCCAACACCTGTCCGAACGTTACTATCTGACAGGGAATCTCGTCCCGGCAGCTTCACACCCCAACGTTACCGTTGACGCATATGCCGGTAAGCTACTCATGATGGAACATGAGGTTAATTCAGTCTATAAAAGAACGATTAACAGTTATTTAAGCGACCTCGTGTCGCACTTTACCTTGTTGGTAACGTTTCCGTGGTAAGAAATGTTGGGGAGTTCGGGGCTTCGTCTGCATCCACCGTTAATGAGCTTTGCTGCGAGCGAAAACCTTTCCATTTCATCATCAACTCCAATATTTTTTACCACGCGTTGCATTAAATCCCGGCCCGGGCGAGACCCGGGTACGGGATAGCCAATTCTGATAAAAGTAGTATAAATGATTTTTACTACCAATTTTTATATTACGGAAAAAGCTACGTCTAAATTAAGAAAATTTAGAACCCATTTAATTTCATGGTCACTGTTGGGATAAGCAATAAGAAGCCCAGGATGATGAGGATCAGCATGAAGGGGATAACCCATTTGAGCCATTTATCATATGGGATCCGGGCAACACCCAGCACACCCATCAGCACGCCGGAAGTTGGAGTGATCATATTTGTGAATCCATCACCAAACTGGTATGCCATGACCGTAGCCTGCCGTGAAACGCCTATCAGATCAGAAAACTGCGACATGATGGGCATGGTCAGGGCTGCTTTGGCCGAACCCGATGGCATGATGAGGTTGATCCCGGTCTGGATAACATACATGAAACTTATCGTTGCATAGTGGCTTAAGCCACTGATTGAACCTGCAACGTAATAAAGCAGGGTGTCAATCACATGACCGTTCCGCAGAATGATGATGATGCCGCCTGCCAGGCCTACAATAAGACCGGCCGGAAGGATATCACGCACCCCGTCGAGAAAATGCTTTGTGATGTCGTTCAGACGATAATTCATTGCGACACCCGAGGCCAGTCCCATGACAAAGAAAAGGGTTGCAATTTCCATGACATACCATTGGTAACCCATTACTCCAACTATGAGGAAAGCAATGGTAAACAGCAAAAGATTAAGGATGAAAAAATGTGCCGATTTCCACAAGAACGCAACACTGGTGAACAGATAGAGCGCTGTCAGGATGGGAATAATCGGCAGTGTAATGCTGGAAAGTCCGATCTTCAAATTTGTCTGCGGATAGAAGAAGGAAAAGAAAATAAGCACTATTTGAATGGCTCCAAATACAAACCAGGCAGAGCGAGGTGTATGATACTTTTCCGTTTTTTCCTCCCTGCCGGTCAGTTCCCTCCAATAGGTATCGTCTTGATATACATAGGACGATTTTGGATTCTTTCGAACTTTATTGGTATACCAGAGAACATAAGAAATTCCGACAATGTTGATGACCAACCAACAGAAAAACCTGTATTCAATCCCGGAATAGAGAGGCAACTTGGACAATCCCTGTGCTATGCCAATGGTGAACGGATTAAGTAATGCCCCTGCGAATCCAAGGTGGGCGCCGACGTAACACATACATACTCCGACAATCGAATCATATCCCATCCTGATGGCCAGGGGTATAAAAATGATGGTAAAGGCGATGGTCTCCTCACTCATCCCGAAAACCGCACCGAAAGTACTGAATATCAACATCAACAGTACAATAATGAGGTTGTCGACACCGAGACGTTGAATCACACGGTTCTTTTCGATCTTTTTGGTGTAGCGGAGAAAGGCATAGATTCCTATGTCGATCGATTTCGTCTGATTCATGATCCAAAAGGCCCCACCGATCAACAGTATAAATACGATAATATCGGCCTTATCGACGAATCCGTCGAAAATAGCGGAAAATATCTGCCAGGTTTGAGGTGTGTTGCCGATATAATGAAAACTATCGCTTTTAACCACCTCACGATCAATGCCATTGACAGTGACGGTCTCCCGATCGAATGTCCCGCCCGGAACAATCCATGTAAGTATACCGGCTAATATTATGATGGAAAAGACAATTACATAAGTATGGGGGATCTTCATTTTCCGTGACATAGGTATATCCTTTTTATGGTAAGGTAGTTGAATTTGTAAAAATAGTGATTATAGAAGCAGGTTGTATCTTCGGAAATTTTCTGCTTTATTTTGAAATAATCCGTAAAATTTATTTTTATAGTGGTAAAAAATTATATGAACCAACCTACGCGAGAGTCACTCACATTTGTATGTCGTCAGCTAAAACAAAATTTAATCCCCAAGAGGAGGTGATTTGAGATGAATTGAATAATTTCATGACGCTGGTTTACTGGCAACACAGATTTCTGCCTGCAGTTCTTCCAGGATCCTGAGGTTGGCAATCGCTCCGGTGATATAGCCCTCACAGGGCAATGGAGACAGACACTTCAGGAATACATCCTATTTGATCAAGAACATTTTATTGGACTTAACCTGGTCATTAAACCTGAGCGTATAGTAATACACACTGTTGGTTAAAGGGGTTGCATCGTAATAAATGATGTGTGAACCTCCTGCTTGTTCTGAATTTACCAGTGAAGCCGCTTCATTTCCGATAGCATCATAAATCTTCAAACTTACAAATCCATTACATGGCAATTGATAACTGATTGTTGTTGAATGATTAAAAGGATTGGGGTAATTTTGCCTGAGATTGAATTCATTTGTGTAAGGGCTAATATCTTCAACAGAAATGAACCATGACTGATACTTTTGTTCCGCTGCCGCAATGTTAGATAACATTGTTTGTTCATCAATTCCGAGTGCTAATGCATAATACACATCAAATGATGCCCCTGGATTAATGGCCACCGGATTCTGCGAAGTGATTGTAACCGTTCCCTCACCAGAAGTTGTTGCATGAAAAGGTTGCAGTGACCCAGTATTCATCCAATTCCAGTAATCGGTATCTACATAATATTCATCGTACCATTCAAAAGAATACAGGGATGACAATGATGCTGAGAGGAGTTTCATTCCCATGTTTACCCCTGCACCTCTGTTAAACCGAATGACTTCTTCAGCACTGTTGTATGTAACAGTATCGTATCCATACACCTCGTCCAAATAGGGAATTATGTCCAAACCTGCTGACGCATTCATGGCAGTCTCTTCATTATTCATAATATTGAATTTGGCGATAATGTAACCTCCGTTATTCCAACCGTAGGCATTCAATTTTACAATTACATCAGGGGGTAAACCTGAATAAGTGTTGTCATATGCACCATAGATTTCATAATCACTCATGGTAGGATTAGTGACTATAACTGTTGGCTCAAATTCCTCTGCATCATTTTTGTAGTCAAAAACGGTTGTTGGCGAAGTCCCGACTAAAATCGAAGTGCGATCCAGTTGATATGTTCCATCAGAAGTATAAAGCTCAATAGAGCCATATTGGTTTATAGAAACTATCAAAGCACCTGTATTGAATTCTGCCTGGGAATAACTATTTGTAATGCAAATCAGCATTCCTGAAAGAAAAAGTAATATTTTTTTCATAGGTTTAAAGTTTTAGGTTTGTTTTTTGGTTTTGCGAATATAATAAATTTTCAGCTGTTATAATTCATATAAATCAAATTACCTGTGAAAAGAACCATGGTGCTCATCCGGGAGCGGAGTAGATTCCCGTCACAGCTTTATCCACGTCACTTGCATGGCATGAGGGCTTACGCCGGTAAGCCAGTCTTCCTGTCCCGATCCATCGAGGTTAGCCCTGATGATTTTACCGTCAGGGGCTGAATTTGAAATTTTATATCCCCAGAAGAGTTTGTCGCGTGTATGGTCGATGGTCACACCCCAGGTTGCTTTTGCACCGGTTTCGCCTATCTTGGTAAGATCCGTTCCATCGAGGTTACAAATATATATACCGCCTTCAATCGGAGGATCGTCGGAAGGATATAGTGCCATATAGACTTTTCCTGCTGTAAAATCGACTTCAATGGCAGTACCATCAACGTCCAGAATATGTTCGGTAAAACCTGTGCCATCAAAATTGACCGTCCAGTATCCCCCGCTGTAATCGGTTTTATCATTGACCAAATAGATTTTATTTGTAACCGGATCATATTGCATGTCGATGGGAAATTCGGGGGCCACATCCAGCCCAGTGGCGATATGGACTTCAGGATTGGTTCCGTCGAGGTTAGCCTTGAAGATACCACCCGGGCTTCCCCAGTAAATTTTATCTCCCAATACAAAAATCCCTTCAGGATCTCCGGTGATCTCCTGGCCTGCAACACTTCTATCCAGGATCTTTTCCGGGTTATTTCCATCGGCATCATACCGCATAATCACGCCCGCGGAATAATCAGTGATGTATACTTTGCTGTTGGTCGAGTCGGCTGCAAATCCATAAGGCCTAATCAGTTCCACTTCGCCCAGTTCGAAGTCCTGCACCAATGGAGCATCATCGGTTAAAATAACCATATGCCCATTGCCACCCTCCGGGGCTCGTGTTGTATAATAAAACACCTGTGTGAAATCTGCCAGCGGATCTTTGACATTGACTACCATTGTTTTTATCAGAGCATTATAATAAACATCATTCACAGGTGTGCAAGTAAGGGTCACCGTAAATAATCCTGTTGTGTCATATTGGGCGACAGGATTTGCTTCGGTGGAGGTTTGCCCGTTCCCGAAATCCCAGTGATAGGCTGTTGCATTCAATGATAAATTCGTAAATGTTGCTTCACAGGGTGCATATCCACTATTGTTGAGTTCGAACTCAAAATTAGCGACTGTGCTTGACGGTGGTGTATCTAAATCCCATTCCCTGCAACCTGGCGTAAAAATCAGCGTCAACAGGGCTAGCGTGATATAATAAAAATTTCTTTTCATATATATTTCAGTTTGAGTATTAAAAATAATCAATATCCCGGATTCTGAGTCATTTTTTTATTGGTTTGCATTTCGCTGAGTGGAATTGGGAAGAGTGTATAGTCCTCATCAATTCCGAGGATGGTCGTGGCAAGTTTAGTCCTAACCAGGTCTGACCATCGCTGACCTTCGAATGCGAACTCCATGCGCCTCTCGCGTAAAATAGCCAGCCTGAGCTCATCATAATCATCTGCCTCGGTAGGAAGAAGCCCTGCCCGGTTGCGGATCACGTTAATATCGTTTTGGATGGATTCAATGTTTCCATTGGTATAAGCCAAGGCTTCTGCGCGGATCAGGTACATTTCGGCAAGGCGAAGCACATACACCCGGTCGGTACCTGTAACGACATCCCTGTATTTAAATCCATAAGGAAGATTGGCAGTGGTATCGAATGCGACCGAGGCATCGAATCTCAAGGTATCATCAGCTTCAGAACTTTCAAGGAACTGTGTTGTTGGGGAAACTTCATAGCGGCCCTGGAGGCTGCGCGGGTAAAAATATTGTGCCAGCACGTTCCTGTTCTGTGCGTCAAAGACCACCTCAAAGATGGATTCT
This window of the Bacteroidota bacterium genome carries:
- a CDS encoding transporter substrate-binding domain-containing protein; this translates as MVIWVFFLAIIIFGSRSLLPDFWNTHTIPYEQFRLVPELASQVNARVYNTLDTVSHAEAGSERTLQQIRKLGVLRVGYYDGFMPFCYRNQWGELVGYDVSFMYQLAADINVELEFYPYVINQMTHDLEKKCFDIAIGGITVTPERLQEVNVSKPYIQSPYAILARSDLASRLVSGQEVLKQTNLVIARYDNVVLHEFISTNFPKNPVMDVESYQDIPDHPEIDIAFWSLAKAQAFAYTHPGFTVVVPVKFFPPFLYAYYLAPGADHLTNYLNYWIDLQINNGFAERQKDIWIDGKVPLYTTNRWCIIRDVLHWVK
- a CDS encoding porin family protein — translated: MKPGRLILIITGLFFCAITLFGQSSVGIKAGMNIANQVGGDMENDLLYGFNVGGSATFPLSNLISLQPEVLFTTKGCNYDFEEITENGQIKNYEHYDGFWRIYYLEIPLLVKFTFLSDRKLKPHLVFGPSPAFKVKGSFDEDYDLQDFENGILIHQESGHDKGDIQTIKTFDMGLTIGAGVTFGCFNLDARYIPGLWTISEKEDFEIRNSVFSIMIGYSFMLGK
- a CDS encoding T9SS type A sorting domain-containing protein; amino-acid sequence: MKKIIITLILIAIFSARHSFAEPNIEITTIPPYYSWGMPLCGTVNVNPDSFQVAVVIFIEGLGWWTKPYYNPLYISINPDSTWCCSVTTGAIDNVATEFCVFLIPDSEIVTIPLHQGSPCINPLLYTISVANACTKRTPKTINFCNYTWWVKDAHLPVGPGSNYFSDDTTNVWLDAQDRLHLKIKKQGSNWYCSEVYLVDTLYPNSGRFIFYIEGAIGNLDSNAVLGLFTWDNDLCPYHKEFDIEFSSNLVDSMQNAQYVIQPWYIQGHRKRWSMPANVDLSTHIIEWHPDSIVFSSFKGFQNYPPLDIYKLNSWKYDTNLTLPPNPQNIRINLWLDGGLPTNANDTAIEVIISKCEFQGTVNITYNNNNESNIAVYPNPATNNITIESLQQAVIEILNIQGQLIKTIAAISNITTIDISGFARGMYFMKVKTEKEVAVNKFIKQ
- a CDS encoding AbgT family transporter produces the protein MSRKMKIPHTYVIVFSIIILAGILTWIVPGGTFDRETVTVNGIDREVVKSDSFHYIGNTPQTWQIFSAIFDGFVDKADIIVFILLIGGAFWIMNQTKSIDIGIYAFLRYTKKIEKNRVIQRLGVDNLIIVLLMLIFSTFGAVFGMSEETIAFTIIFIPLAIRMGYDSIVGVCMCYVGAHLGFAGALLNPFTIGIAQGLSKLPLYSGIEYRFFCWLVINIVGISYVLWYTNKVRKNPKSSYVYQDDTYWRELTGREEKTEKYHTPRSAWFVFGAIQIVLIFFSFFYPQTNLKIGLSSITLPIIPILTALYLFTSVAFLWKSAHFFILNLLLFTIAFLIVGVMGYQWYVMEIATLFFVMGLASGVAMNYRLNDITKHFLDGVRDILPAGLIVGLAGGIIIILRNGHVIDTLLYYVAGSISGLSHYATISFMYVIQTGINLIMPSGSAKAALTMPIMSQFSDLIGVSRQATVMAYQFGDGFTNMITPTSGVLMGVLGVARIPYDKWLKWVIPFMLILIILGFLLLIPTVTMKLNGF